Below is a genomic region from Caldisericota bacterium.
AAGCGCTTATCGCCTTTTAATTTTTGTATTTCTGATACGTTTTGGCTTGCTTCTAAACATCCTAAATAGTTGCCAGCCGGATCTCTTAGTGCATAATATTCAATTAATACTTTATTCTTTTCATTGTTTTTGCCAATTGGTAAATCAATCCAAAATCTTGCTTTCTCTCTTTTTCCTTCTTTCATTTCGTGTAAAATTGTTTCTACCTTAGCCAAACTTTTTTTTGGATGACAATTTTTTACATTTTTTCCTATTACTCCCGCAGGCCGTTTAAAAATTCTTGTCTCATGCTTGTTCCATG
It encodes:
- a CDS encoding PAS domain-containing protein, with the protein product MIGKLPKEILNALLETLPIEFSVIDKSDNVLAWNKHETRIFKRPAGVIGKNVKNCHPKKSLAKVETILHEMKEGKREKARFWIDLPIGKNNEKNKVLIEYYALRDPAGNYLGCLEASQNVSEIQKLKGDKRLLD